The Brachyspira hyodysenteriae ATCC 27164 genome includes a window with the following:
- a CDS encoding DUF438 domain-containing protein — protein sequence MTTLEFINISDSIYDLCTKYPKIKEALFDLGFDKIKNPIMFNTVSKIMTLEKAAKMKNIDNNELRKKLNEYGFELNSISNKDDRNDILKSLIVKLHYGENIENIKREFEDKLIKVSAEEVHNAMHELIDNGMSIDEAKRFFYIRTLVLKDAMDNNTETNHKAIDIFKEENRFIEKLFNEIKSYDNINILKKLYDNLNRHYIKKESLFITALKKYGNDEPSKVMSRVDKDILNELKDIIDDSENNKINSENIKLLKEHISDMIFKEENILIPLCVSVLSKEDFDNIEIKYN from the coding sequence ATGACAACTTTAGAATTTATAAATATTTCTGATAGTATATATGATCTATGCACTAAATATCCAAAAATTAAAGAAGCATTATTTGATTTGGGGTTTGATAAGATAAAAAATCCAATAATGTTTAATACTGTATCAAAGATTATGACTTTGGAAAAAGCAGCAAAAATGAAAAATATTGATAATAATGAATTAAGAAAAAAATTAAATGAATATGGTTTTGAATTGAATAGTATATCTAATAAAGATGATAGAAATGATATATTGAAATCGCTTATAGTAAAACTTCATTATGGAGAGAATATAGAAAATATAAAGAGAGAGTTTGAAGATAAATTGATTAAAGTATCAGCAGAAGAAGTTCATAATGCTATGCATGAGCTTATAGATAATGGTATGAGTATAGATGAAGCTAAAAGATTTTTCTATATAAGAACGCTTGTTTTAAAAGATGCTATGGATAATAATACAGAAACTAATCATAAGGCCATAGATATTTTTAAAGAAGAAAACAGATTTATAGAAAAATTATTCAATGAAATTAAAAGTTATGATAATATTAATATATTAAAAAAGCTTTATGATAATCTTAATAGGCATTACATCAAAAAGGAAAGTTTATTTATTACAGCTTTAAAAAAATATGGCAATGATGAGCCTTCAAAGGTTATGAGCAGAGTTGATAAAGATATATTAAATGAGTTAAAAGATATTATTGATGATAGTGAAAATAATAAAATTAATTCAGAAAATATAAAGTTATTAAAAGAGCATATTTCAGATATGATATTTAAAGAAGAAAATATATTAATTCCGCTTTGTGTTTCTGTGCTTTCAAAAGAAGATTTTGATAATATAGAAATTAAATATAATTAA